In Deltaproteobacteria bacterium, the following proteins share a genomic window:
- the alaS gene encoding alanine--tRNA ligase: MRPLSSSEIRRLFLEFFAGRGHEIVPSSSLVPHDDPTLLFTNAGMVQFKHVFLGDEHRPYSRAASCQKCVRAGGKHNDLENVGYTARHHTFFEMLGNFSFGDYFKREAISYAWEFLTRVLELPPDRLWVTVFQDDDEAADLWREVAGVLPERIVRLGEKDNFWAMGDTGPCGPCSEIIYDQGPETGCGSPDCAVGCDCDRFLEIWNLVFMQFFRNESGDISPLPRKSIDTGMGLERIAAVCQGKTNNFDADAFRPLIEAVERLSGRSYAAGGRDAVAMRVISDHARAAAFLVADGVVPSNEGRGYVLRRIMRRAVRYGRVLGLERPFLAKVCLEVVRLMSDVYPELAASQGAIEKMVTHEETRFGETLEFGLRLLEEEIARLRVPGNSTPVISGAFAFRLYDTYGFPVDIVQDVAREEGLDLDRDGFERAMAEQKARSRSAHRQTTLEEIPEVYRRLAEGGGGAEFVGYETLQARSEIMALVADAGRSVDRAATGWKGELVASRTPFYPESGGQVGDTGEIVSFGGRAVVHDTIKRGDLIVHIVEVVEGELRAGEEAELRVLEGRRLDTARNHTATHLLHAALREVLGDHVKQAGSSVGPQRLRFDFTHLSALSPEEIHRVEEIVNRGIRANRPVVTEVLSRDEAMKKGAIALFGEKYGERVRVVSIPGLSMELCGGTHMRQTGGIGLFRILAESGIQAGVRRIEAVTGRVALEALHAQDREWADLAAGLKCPRSEVVHRVARLRERVKELEKELEKALTRTARFDIEAAVTSARLVRGIRVVASTFDASDPKTLRETADRVRDRLGTGIAVLGAAGDGKALLVASVSKDLVSRIHAGELMKRLARIVGGSGGGRPDFAQAGGPEGGKLAEAMDCVPAVIEEILAG; the protein is encoded by the coding sequence GTGCGACCCCTCTCATCTTCCGAAATAAGGCGCCTCTTCCTCGAATTCTTCGCCGGGCGAGGGCACGAGATCGTGCCGAGTTCATCCCTTGTCCCCCACGACGACCCCACCCTCCTCTTCACGAACGCAGGGATGGTCCAGTTCAAACACGTCTTCCTCGGAGACGAGCACCGGCCTTATTCCCGGGCCGCCTCCTGCCAGAAGTGCGTCCGGGCCGGAGGAAAACACAACGACCTCGAGAACGTCGGCTACACCGCCCGCCACCACACCTTTTTCGAGATGCTCGGAAACTTCTCCTTCGGGGACTACTTCAAGCGGGAGGCCATCTCCTACGCATGGGAATTCCTGACCCGGGTCCTCGAACTACCGCCTGACAGGCTCTGGGTCACGGTCTTTCAGGACGACGACGAGGCAGCTGATCTCTGGAGGGAGGTAGCAGGCGTCCTGCCGGAACGCATCGTCCGGCTCGGGGAAAAGGACAATTTCTGGGCCATGGGCGACACCGGTCCCTGCGGACCCTGCTCCGAGATCATCTACGACCAGGGCCCGGAGACAGGCTGCGGTTCCCCGGACTGCGCCGTAGGCTGCGACTGCGACCGTTTCCTCGAGATCTGGAACCTGGTCTTCATGCAGTTCTTCCGGAATGAAAGCGGGGACATCTCCCCCCTGCCCAGAAAAAGCATCGACACCGGCATGGGCCTCGAGCGGATCGCAGCGGTCTGCCAGGGAAAGACCAACAACTTCGACGCCGACGCATTCAGACCCCTGATCGAGGCAGTGGAGAGGCTCTCTGGGAGGTCTTACGCAGCGGGCGGCCGGGATGCGGTTGCCATGCGGGTGATCTCGGACCACGCCAGGGCCGCGGCCTTTCTTGTGGCCGACGGGGTAGTCCCTTCAAACGAAGGCAGGGGATACGTTTTGAGACGGATCATGCGCCGGGCCGTGCGGTACGGACGGGTCCTCGGCCTCGAAAGACCGTTTCTCGCAAAGGTCTGCTTAGAGGTGGTTCGTCTCATGTCGGACGTCTATCCCGAGCTTGCCGCCTCCCAGGGCGCCATAGAAAAAATGGTCACCCATGAGGAGACCCGTTTTGGGGAGACCCTCGAGTTCGGACTCCGCCTCCTTGAGGAAGAGATCGCCCGCCTCCGGGTCCCTGGAAATTCCACACCCGTCATCTCCGGTGCATTCGCCTTCAGGCTCTACGACACTTATGGATTTCCTGTGGATATCGTCCAGGACGTGGCCCGGGAGGAAGGCCTGGACCTCGACCGGGATGGATTCGAAAGGGCCATGGCCGAACAGAAGGCGAGATCGAGGAGCGCGCACCGTCAAACGACCCTGGAAGAGATCCCCGAGGTCTACAGGAGGCTTGCGGAAGGGGGCGGCGGCGCGGAATTCGTCGGCTACGAGACCCTCCAGGCCCGATCGGAGATCATGGCCCTTGTGGCGGACGCCGGCCGATCTGTCGACAGGGCGGCCACTGGCTGGAAAGGGGAGCTGGTGGCGTCCAGGACCCCATTTTACCCCGAATCCGGCGGTCAGGTTGGGGACACTGGGGAGATCGTCTCCTTCGGCGGCAGGGCCGTCGTCCATGACACGATCAAAAGGGGGGATCTCATCGTCCACATCGTCGAGGTGGTGGAGGGCGAACTCCGAGCGGGCGAAGAGGCTGAGCTTCGGGTCCTTGAAGGCAGGAGGCTCGACACCGCCCGCAACCACACTGCCACACATCTCCTCCATGCGGCCCTCAGGGAGGTCCTTGGCGACCATGTGAAACAGGCCGGTTCGTCTGTTGGGCCCCAGCGCCTCCGCTTCGACTTCACCCACCTGTCGGCCCTCAGCCCCGAGGAGATCCACCGGGTCGAGGAGATCGTCAACCGCGGGATCCGGGCCAACCGCCCGGTCGTCACTGAGGTCCTCTCCCGCGACGAGGCCATGAAGAAGGGGGCTATTGCCCTGTTCGGGGAAAAATACGGCGAACGCGTCCGGGTCGTCTCGATCCCAGGCCTCAGCATGGAGCTCTGCGGCGGGACCCACATGCGACAGACAGGCGGGATCGGCCTCTTCCGCATCCTTGCCGAATCAGGCATCCAGGCAGGTGTCCGCCGGATAGAGGCTGTAACCGGACGGGTCGCCCTGGAGGCGCTCCACGCCCAGGATCGGGAATGGGCGGACCTCGCCGCTGGGCTCAAATGCCCGCGTTCCGAGGTGGTGCACCGAGTCGCCCGCCTCAGGGAACGGGTCAAGGAACTGGAAAAGGAACTGGAAAAGGCCCTTACCCGGACCGCCCGATTCGACATCGAGGCCGCAGTCACCTCTGCCAGGCTCGTCCGCGGGATCCGGGTCGTGGCCAGCACTTTCGATGCAAGTGATCCCAAGACCCTCCGCGAGACCGCGGACCGCGTCCGGGACCGCCTCGGAACCGGAATCGCGGTCCTCGGGGCCGCAGGGGACGGCAAGGCCCTGCTCGTGGCCTCGGTGAGCAAGGATCTCGTCTCGAGGATCCATGCGGGCGAGCTCATGAAACGCCTGGCCCGCATCGTGGGGGGAAGCGGCGGAGGCCGTCCTGACTTTGC
- the recA gene encoding recombinase RecA, which produces MAEPTIKDRKRAVDIAISQIQKQFGQGAIMRLGEKGGVEDIAVIPTGSLAVDMATGVGGIPRGRIIEIFGPESSGKTTLALHMIAEAQKLGGLAAFVDAEHALDPVYARKLGVNTDELLISQPDFGEQALEIVDSLVRSGALDIIVVDSVAALVPKAEIDGEMGDQHVGLQARLMSQALRKLTGNISRTQTALIFINQIRMKIGVMFGSPETTTGGSALKFYSTMRMDIRRVASIKEGPDVIGNRTKVKIVKNKIAPPFKEAEFDIYYGEGISQEGTLIDLASAVDIIEKSGAWYSYKGERLGQGRENVRAFLKTHPDVAEAIASEIRSAYGIKAASAPSPDEKPEA; this is translated from the coding sequence ATGGCAGAACCCACGATAAAAGACAGGAAGCGGGCGGTGGACATCGCTATCTCCCAGATCCAGAAGCAGTTCGGGCAGGGGGCCATCATGCGCCTCGGAGAAAAGGGAGGTGTGGAGGACATCGCCGTCATCCCCACCGGTTCCCTTGCAGTGGACATGGCCACTGGTGTAGGGGGCATTCCACGTGGGAGGATCATCGAGATCTTCGGCCCCGAGTCCTCGGGCAAGACCACCCTTGCCCTCCACATGATCGCCGAGGCCCAGAAGCTCGGAGGGCTTGCGGCCTTCGTGGACGCGGAACACGCCCTGGACCCGGTCTATGCCAGGAAGCTCGGCGTGAACACGGACGAGCTTCTCATCTCCCAGCCAGATTTCGGGGAACAGGCCCTCGAGATCGTGGACTCACTCGTCCGGAGCGGGGCCCTCGACATCATAGTGGTGGACTCTGTTGCGGCCCTCGTACCCAAGGCCGAGATCGACGGCGAGATGGGGGACCAGCACGTGGGGCTCCAGGCCAGGCTCATGTCCCAGGCCCTGCGCAAACTCACCGGAAACATCAGCCGGACCCAGACCGCCCTCATCTTCATCAACCAGATCCGCATGAAGATCGGGGTCATGTTCGGAAGCCCGGAGACCACGACGGGCGGCAGCGCCCTCAAGTTTTACTCCACTATGCGCATGGACATCCGGCGGGTCGCCTCCATCAAGGAGGGACCAGACGTGATCGGCAACCGGACCAAGGTAAAGATCGTCAAGAACAAGATCGCCCCTCCCTTCAAGGAGGCGGAATTCGACATATATTATGGCGAGGGGATCTCCCAGGAGGGCACCCTCATCGACCTGGCGAGCGCTGTTGACATCATCGAAAAGAGCGGGGCCTGGTACTCGTACAAGGGTGAGCGCCTCGGCCAGGGCAGGGAAAACGTCCGGGCCTTCCTCAAGACCCATCCTGACGTCGCCGAAGCCATCGCCTCCGAGATCCGATCCGCTTACGGGATCAAGGCCGCATCCGCCCCGTCTCCGGACGAAAAACCTGAGGCGTAA